A region from the Catellatospora sp. TT07R-123 genome encodes:
- a CDS encoding toxic anion resistance protein: MTELQIDFGNITGAAQEPTGSADKALAAVAQSGDPRQLVCVDLLTAPQREQALSLARQTYPQMLADTDKLANFGNGAIDQVNTQVQRIFREVGPVKIPELTQIMHDINDRMRDFRRKYDPSDPKVREAFDKFMDAVKGIFRKGRDLVEMLFEEARSVEQQLDRIAGTLVEKQQQLKRNVVLCDELYKANEAAIGQLVGVIAVMELVRDLALEEAKSIKIDPADLDKRDKEERLARVTEFIQAIEVRINEYQQRLFVAWSTSPQVRNIRSLHYGLGQRLALLVNLTIPTMKLTIAQWGLLLQANQAAAMQQAVADGANEVLSAYAHAAGSAVPQIAKLIQTPTIRPDTILEVAASIDAQAKGIEEAVRFGQQARAEVVSAIVTAQESMSASSQQLSRNVVDLVTRAAKPLELPAAPALPASILEQAPALVPRQPA, translated from the coding sequence ATGACTGAGCTTCAGATCGATTTCGGCAACATCACCGGTGCCGCGCAGGAGCCCACGGGAAGCGCCGACAAGGCCCTGGCCGCGGTCGCCCAGTCGGGCGACCCGCGCCAGCTCGTCTGCGTCGACCTGCTCACCGCGCCCCAGCGCGAGCAGGCGCTGTCGCTGGCCAGGCAGACCTACCCGCAGATGCTGGCCGACACCGACAAGCTGGCCAACTTCGGCAACGGCGCGATCGACCAGGTCAACACCCAGGTGCAGCGCATCTTCCGCGAGGTCGGCCCGGTCAAGATCCCCGAGCTGACCCAGATCATGCACGACATCAACGACCGGATGCGCGACTTCCGCCGCAAGTACGACCCGTCCGACCCGAAGGTCCGCGAGGCGTTCGACAAGTTCATGGACGCGGTCAAGGGCATCTTCCGCAAGGGCCGCGACCTGGTCGAGATGCTGTTCGAGGAGGCGCGCTCGGTCGAGCAGCAGCTCGACCGCATCGCCGGCACCCTGGTCGAGAAGCAGCAGCAGCTCAAGCGCAACGTGGTGCTCTGCGACGAGCTGTACAAGGCCAACGAGGCCGCGATCGGCCAGCTCGTCGGCGTCATCGCCGTGATGGAGCTGGTGCGCGACCTGGCGCTGGAGGAGGCCAAGTCGATCAAGATCGACCCGGCCGACCTCGACAAGCGGGACAAGGAGGAGCGCCTGGCCCGGGTGACCGAGTTCATCCAGGCCATCGAGGTGCGCATCAACGAGTACCAGCAGCGGCTGTTCGTCGCCTGGTCGACCTCGCCGCAGGTGCGCAACATCCGCTCGCTGCACTACGGGCTCGGCCAGCGCCTCGCGCTGCTGGTCAACCTGACCATCCCGACCATGAAGCTGACCATCGCCCAGTGGGGCCTGCTGCTGCAGGCCAACCAGGCCGCCGCGATGCAGCAGGCGGTGGCCGACGGCGCCAACGAGGTGCTCTCGGCGTACGCCCACGCCGCCGGTTCCGCCGTGCCGCAGATCGCCAAGCTCATCCAGACCCCGACCATCCGCCCCGACACCATCCTGGAGGTGGCCGCCTCGATCGACGCCCAGGCCAAGGGCATCGAGGAGGCGGTGCGGTTCGGCCAGCAGGCCCGCGCCGAGGTGGTGTCGGCGATCGTCACCGCGCAGGAGTCGATGTCGGCGAGCTCGCAGCAGCTCAGCCGCAACGTCGTCGACCTGGTGACCCGGGCCGCCAAGCCGCTGGAGCTGCCCGCGGCCCCGGCCCTGCCCGCCTCGATCCTGGAGCAGGCCCCGGCCCTGGTCCCCCGCCAGCCCGCCTGA
- a CDS encoding nuclear transport factor 2 family protein, producing the protein MDALGLMDAFNAAWNGHDIEAALDLCTHDVVFESTDPAPDGRRFEGRDEVREAWLPVFLQLGGRFDIEELTVSGDLVVQRWRYDWGTGHVRGVDVVRVRGGLVAEKLSYVKG; encoded by the coding sequence ATGGACGCGCTCGGGCTGATGGACGCCTTCAACGCGGCGTGGAACGGCCACGACATCGAGGCGGCACTCGACCTGTGTACGCATGACGTCGTGTTCGAGAGCACGGATCCGGCGCCCGACGGGCGGCGGTTCGAGGGCCGCGACGAGGTGCGCGAGGCCTGGCTGCCGGTGTTCTTACAGCTGGGTGGCCGGTTCGACATCGAGGAGCTGACCGTCTCGGGTGACCTGGTGGTGCAGCGCTGGCGCTACGACTGGGGCACCGGCCACGTGCGCGGGGTGGACGTCGTCAGGGTCCGGGGCGGCCTGGTCGCCGAGAAGCTGTCCTACGTGAAGGGCTGA
- a CDS encoding VWA domain-containing protein, translating to MRVRVLSAVVMAFALLVSAGCDDSADPPKGSATYSGDPKSLSIVAGSEQQKVLDTVVAPWCKAKGYDCRFTLKGSVDQARLLAGGDTAYDAYWFASSVFSQIGDKASVLQDVKPMFLTPIVYAGWKSQMQQLGFVGKSDVAVGDILTAVESGRTKVWVTNPTQSNSGATVLFGFLNHFAGNGPGQPLTQQQLDSDKVDAGITRFIRAMDATPPSSGTLMNDCLARPDDCRTVFTYEDLVIEKNQELVKAGREPLYAVYPRGALAISDAPLGFLPHHNDADTGKRAAFGELQNYLLTDADAKAKLLTLGRRPATSIGLTLDNPDLAVFNPDWGIQANLKEQGIAYPSVAVIQAALNRYQTHYRKPADIYYCLDGSGSMNDNKGWTGVRDAAHQIFDADQAALNLLQTHPDDATTVTIFNSGIAAGPWTVTGNDAAKLHSLTESIVRHEAGGGTDMYSCLIRAAQALTGTSTDRKRLVVVMSDGQSGTDNHDTAVAALKAAKIPVIAIAFGDDADPGQLKEVAAATGGAFVQQNDLVAALRTAAGYK from the coding sequence GTGCGCGTCAGGGTGCTGTCGGCGGTGGTGATGGCCTTCGCCCTGCTGGTGTCGGCGGGATGCGACGACTCGGCTGATCCGCCGAAGGGTTCGGCGACCTACAGCGGCGATCCGAAGTCGCTGTCCATCGTGGCCGGTTCGGAGCAGCAGAAGGTCCTCGACACGGTCGTCGCGCCGTGGTGCAAGGCCAAGGGCTACGACTGCCGGTTCACCCTCAAGGGCTCGGTGGACCAGGCCCGGCTGCTGGCGGGCGGTGACACCGCCTACGACGCGTACTGGTTCGCCAGCTCCGTCTTCTCCCAGATCGGCGACAAGGCCTCGGTGCTCCAGGACGTCAAGCCGATGTTCCTCACCCCGATCGTGTACGCGGGCTGGAAGAGCCAGATGCAGCAGCTCGGCTTCGTCGGCAAGTCCGACGTCGCCGTCGGCGACATCCTGACCGCCGTCGAGTCGGGCCGCACCAAGGTGTGGGTGACCAACCCCACCCAGTCCAACTCCGGCGCGACCGTGCTGTTCGGCTTCCTCAACCACTTCGCCGGCAACGGCCCCGGCCAGCCGCTCACCCAGCAGCAGCTCGACTCCGACAAGGTCGACGCGGGCATCACCCGGTTCATCCGGGCCATGGACGCCACGCCGCCCTCCTCGGGCACCCTGATGAACGACTGCCTGGCCCGGCCCGACGACTGCCGCACCGTCTTCACCTACGAGGACCTGGTCATCGAGAAGAACCAGGAACTGGTCAAGGCCGGCCGCGAGCCGCTGTACGCGGTCTACCCGCGCGGCGCCCTGGCCATCAGCGACGCCCCGCTGGGCTTCCTGCCGCACCACAACGACGCCGACACCGGCAAGCGGGCCGCCTTCGGCGAGCTCCAGAACTACCTGCTCACCGACGCCGACGCCAAGGCCAAGCTGCTCACCCTGGGCCGCCGCCCGGCCACCAGCATCGGCCTGACCCTGGACAACCCGGACCTGGCCGTGTTCAACCCCGACTGGGGCATCCAGGCCAACCTCAAGGAGCAGGGCATCGCGTACCCGTCGGTCGCGGTGATCCAGGCCGCGCTGAACCGCTACCAGACCCACTACCGCAAGCCCGCCGACATCTACTACTGCCTCGACGGCAGCGGGTCGATGAACGACAACAAGGGCTGGACCGGCGTACGCGACGCCGCGCACCAGATCTTCGACGCCGACCAGGCCGCGCTGAACCTGCTGCAGACCCACCCCGACGACGCCACCACGGTCACCATCTTCAACAGCGGCATCGCCGCGGGCCCGTGGACGGTCACCGGCAACGACGCGGCCAAGCTGCACAGCCTCACCGAGTCGATCGTCCGGCACGAGGCGGGCGGCGGCACCGACATGTACAGCTGCCTCATCCGCGCCGCCCAGGCGCTGACCGGCACCTCGACCGACCGCAAGCGCCTGGTGGTGGTGATGTCCGACGGCCAGTCCGGCACCGACAACCACGACACCGCCGTCGCCGCGCTGAAGGCCGCGAAGATCCCGGTCATCGCGATCGCGTTCGGTGACGACGCCGACCCCGGCCAGCTCAAGGAGGTCGCCGCCGCCACCGGTGGCGCGTTCGTCCAGCAGAACGACCTCGTCGCGGCGCTGCGCACCGCGGCCGGTTACAAGTGA
- the pstC gene encoding phosphate ABC transporter permease subunit PstC, with protein MTATVQVQPDAPAEAERRRRLAPSGGADLAFRALLRTAGAVVLAIMAIVGLFLAGRAGEAVSQAGPDFVTTQNWEPDSHNFGIAAVLVGTFLIALVAISLAVPLATGMALFISEYATGGLQRFLIGLVDLMAAVPSVVYGLWGVNWLQPNIVGLSRWLATYCSWIPFLRVDGYDPGDPLSPQTVFTSSSFIAGVVVALMITPIVSSIMREVFSQAPLGEREGAYALGGTRWGMIRTVVLPFGRGGMIGGTMLGLGRAMGETIAIYMIISPVFVIQPHLLQNGASSISSLIALKYGSASPFGTSALMAAGFALFLVTLAVNFLASMVIARSRSGAQSEV; from the coding sequence GTGACCGCGACCGTGCAGGTGCAGCCGGACGCCCCGGCCGAGGCCGAGCGGCGCCGCAGGCTGGCGCCCAGTGGCGGCGCCGACCTGGCGTTCCGTGCGCTGCTGCGCACCGCGGGCGCCGTGGTGCTGGCCATCATGGCGATCGTCGGATTGTTTCTGGCGGGCCGGGCCGGAGAGGCTGTCTCCCAGGCGGGTCCCGACTTCGTCACCACGCAGAACTGGGAGCCCGACAGCCACAACTTCGGCATCGCCGCGGTGCTGGTGGGGACCTTCCTCATCGCGCTGGTCGCGATCAGCCTGGCGGTGCCACTGGCCACCGGGATGGCGCTGTTCATCTCCGAATACGCCACCGGCGGCCTGCAGCGCTTCCTCATCGGGTTGGTGGATCTGATGGCCGCCGTGCCCAGTGTCGTATATGGACTATGGGGCGTGAACTGGCTGCAACCCAACATCGTCGGGCTGTCGCGGTGGCTGGCGACGTACTGCTCGTGGATTCCGTTCCTCCGGGTCGACGGGTACGACCCCGGCGATCCGCTGTCGCCGCAGACGGTGTTCACGTCGTCGAGCTTCATCGCGGGCGTGGTGGTCGCGCTGATGATCACCCCGATCGTCTCCTCCATCATGCGCGAGGTGTTCTCGCAGGCGCCGCTGGGTGAGCGCGAGGGCGCGTACGCGCTGGGCGGCACGCGGTGGGGCATGATCCGGACCGTCGTGCTGCCGTTCGGCCGCGGCGGCATGATCGGCGGCACCATGCTGGGCCTCGGCCGCGCGATGGGAGAGACCATCGCCATCTACATGATCATCTCGCCGGTGTTCGTGATCCAGCCGCACCTGCTCCAGAACGGTGCCAGCTCGATCTCCTCGCTGATCGCGCTCAAGTACGGCTCGGCCTCGCCCTTCGGCACCTCGGCGCTGATGGCGGCGGGCTTCGCCCTGTTCCTGGTGACGCTCGCGGTCAACTTCCTGGCCTCGATGGTCATCGCCCGCAGCCGTTCCGGCGCCCAGAGCGAGGTGTGA
- a CDS encoding FBP domain-containing protein, translating to MEPITVPAIRASFVNCTKGEAQRMAVPKDLATRPWDDLDYLGWRDPATEDRAYLVFPSPTGLIGAALRVSQQSGLMRRSVCTLCLTSHEGDGVALMTARLAGAGGRQGNSAGLYLCADLACSLYLRGKKAAGRPIGETLDLDEKVQRLTTNLAAFLARVTG from the coding sequence ATGGAGCCGATCACCGTTCCCGCCATCCGCGCGTCCTTCGTCAACTGCACCAAGGGCGAGGCCCAGCGGATGGCCGTGCCGAAGGATCTCGCGACCCGGCCGTGGGACGACCTCGACTACCTCGGCTGGCGCGACCCCGCTACCGAAGACCGCGCCTACCTGGTCTTCCCGTCCCCGACCGGGCTGATCGGCGCGGCACTGCGGGTCTCCCAGCAGTCCGGGCTCATGCGGCGCAGCGTGTGCACCCTCTGCCTGACCTCCCACGAGGGCGACGGCGTCGCGCTGATGACCGCCCGGCTGGCCGGAGCCGGCGGGCGGCAGGGGAACTCGGCGGGGCTCTACCTCTGCGCCGACCTGGCCTGCTCGCTCTACCTGCGCGGCAAGAAGGCCGCCGGGCGGCCCATCGGGGAGACGCTCGACCTCGACGAAAAGGTCCAGCGCCTCACCACCAACCTCGCCGCATTCCTTGCCAGGGTGACGGGCTGA